A portion of the Glandiceps talaboti chromosome 13, keGlaTala1.1, whole genome shotgun sequence genome contains these proteins:
- the LOC144444141 gene encoding protein scribble homolog isoform X5, with product MFRCIPLFRACNRQVDVIERRHNNLTMVPDDVYRYARSLEEVYLDANQLRELPRPFFRLLNLRKLGLSDNEIEALPPEIGNFMNLMELDISRNDILELPENIKFCKKLQVCDFSGNPISKLPDGFTQLRELTHLCLNDVSLTRLPPDIGSLSNLITLELRENLLKFLPSSLSFLVKLEQLDLGSNVLEELPETLGALPNLMELWLDCNELTELPPELGNLSNLTCLDLSENRLESLPEEISGLTKLTDLHLSQNCLERLPEGIGSLKQMTILKVDQNRLIFLTPAIGSCESLQELILTENLLQELPATLGLLKKLNNFNVDRNRLSSVPAELGRCHKLGVLSLRDNRLTEIPSEIGSLKELHVLDLSGNRLDHLPLRIAQCNLKALWLSENQAQPMLNFQTEELEGSKKKVLTCFLLPQRGPTESMENLLRSSVGGDSWSDHGGERVVVKFPYENANHEDKPSTFERQDTPHPKELKARHAKLFTHAKEKSKDEVAKDGFTKEDKLEHRLSTSSRTSEHSSGSESHDVKRDKVEEPRQVRMAASTVEADILGQAENEHESDQEVAEYDDESEVSGRRVGFAPEVPDEPEKHDRLRRRDTPHHLKNKRINAEPDEKMMSILTKVTRQQNQNEETTPVKEETVIINIHRDGGGLGISIAGGKGSTPFKDEDESIFISRLAEDGPAARSGVKVGDKLISVNHVKLLDAEHQDAVDALRKSGADVKMVVAREIYTPTEPVQPTVEKKNVNVSFAPEPEMQVVAEKLTVKLNRDEKGGLGFSIAGGAGSTPYKGSEEAIFISRIAEGGVADREEILQVGDKILAINSVDVSDARHDQVVALLTSSNTISLTIYRETLEVKEPEPVVKNSEPEIHKVEVSTQEAVVNHIPNGEQEEEEEENHQPVEYEEELIVLIRQGGPLGLSIVGGSDHSSHPFGEDEPGIFISKIVPDGAAALTNLRIGDRILEVNGKDMTDATHQEAVSALLENRQRIAIEVRHDPPPEGLLDLTIIKNPGDKLGISIRGGSKGHPGNPLDKTDEGIFISKVNSQGAAGKDGRLKIGMRILEVNNQSLLGATHAEAVRSLRAAGENLSMLVCQGYDPVKVAAIQAAGGIIANPLAARTSQESICSIDRDTSTEDLHTLHQEADIQREPWEKEDLEKLESLRRQREEETLKLEKEGDAFQEALKGRTVHMKIEDRSNTHTLPDGKFYSKPEDQVPKSTVQPDRYTFRDKRKLFEKQIDLQLHPQPADKQAQKISLVSHEDLEKMKEEEERKIGTMSHEEYLAYHRDLESPTTPSDRPDDSLYNRSVDSLNASTASVSSISSTPSDVRTAKAEKRYIERLKREGAISPSNSSITSEEGERSLSPAEQRALQAEKKAAWRAARMKSLEEDALKAQLVIEKSQEILKKSSQSSLNSIGERRMAETINAEGKANAENCRSPTS from the exons ATTACCTGATGGTTTTACACAACTGAGAGAGCTGACACATCTTTGCTTGAATGATGTTTCCCTCACAAGGTTACCCCCAGATATAGGCAG CTTATCAAATTTAATTACCCTTGAGTTACGTGAAAATTTACTGAAGTTCTTGCCTTCATCACTGTCCTTCCTGGTTAAGTTGGAACAGTTGGATTTGGGAAGTAATGTACTGGAAGAATTGCCAGAAACCCTTGGTGCTTTACCCAACTTGATGGAGTTGTGGTTAGATTGCAATGAACTCACAGAACTGCCCCCT GAACTCGGAAATCTGTCGAACCTAACATGTTTGGATTTATCAGAGAATCGACTGGAAAGTTTACCGGAAGAGATCAGTGGCCTAACGAAATTGACTGATCTTCACCTGTCACAAAACTGCTTGGAAAGACTACCTGAGGGCATAG GAAGTCTAAAGCAGATGACAATACTCAAAGTTGATCAGAACAGACTTATATTTTTAACTCCAGCAATAGGAAG CTGTGAAAGCTTACAAGAATTGATATTGACAGAAAACCTTTTACAAGAACTGCCAGCCACTCTAGGGCTTTTGAAAAAGTTGAATAATTTCAATGTTGATAGAAATAGACTCTCATCGGTTCCTGCAGAG TTGGGTAGATGTCACAAACTGGGTGTGTTATCACTGAGAGATAACCGACTGACAGAAATCCCATCTGAAATAGGAAGTCTGAAGGAGTTGCATGTTTTGGATTTATCTGGTAATAGACTAGACCATCTACCACTTAGGATTGCACAGTGTAATCTCAAAGCATTGTGGCTGTCTGAGAATCAG GCACAGCCGATGTTGAATTTCCAAACAGAAGAACTTGAAGGATCTAAGAAGAAAGTTTTAACTTGTTTTTTACTGCCCCAAAGAGGTCCCACAGAGAGTATGG AAAATCTCCTTCGCAGTAGTGTTGGTGGTGACAGCTGGTCAGACCACGGAGGTGAAAGAGTAGTGGTTAAATTTCCTTATGAAAATGCTAATCATGAAGACAAACCA AGTACCTTTGAACGCCAAGACACTCCCCATCCTAAGGAATTGAAAGCCCGTCATGCCAAACTCTTTACACATGCCAAGGAAAAGTCAAAAGATGAAGTAGCCAAAGATGGTTTCACCAAAGAG GATAAATTGGAACACAGACTTAGTACATCGTCAAGAACCAGTGAGCATTCTTCAGGTAGTGAATCACATGACGTTAAACGTGACAAGGTAGAAGAACCAAGGCAAGTTAGGATGGCTGCATCTACTGTAGAAGCTGATATACTTGGACAAGCTGAAAATGAACATGAAAGTGATCAAGAAGTAGCAGAGTATGACGACGAATCAGAG GTCTCGGGAAGACGGGTAGGCTTTGCGCCAGAAGTTCCAGATGAACCAGAGAAACATGACAGGCTGAGACGGAGGGATACACCTCATCACTTGAAGAATAAAAGAATCAATGCAGAACCCGATGAAAAAATGATGTCAATTTTGACTAAAGTAACCAGGCAACAGAACCAAAACGAAGAAACAACACCAGTGAAAGAAGAAACA GtgattattaatattcatcgtGATGGTGGTGGATTGGGCATTAGTATAGCGGGAGGTAAAGGGTCAACGCCCTTTAAAGATGAAGACGAG AGTATATTCATATCCAGACTTGCAGAAGATGGACCAGCAGCCAGGTCAGGGGTCAAAGTTGGAGACAAACTTATATCA GTAAATCATGTCAAACTACTAGATGCAGAACATCAAGATGCTGTGGATGCCTTAAGAAAGAGTGGTGCTGATGTCAAAATGGTTGTAGCAAGAGAAATATACACACCTACAGAACCAGTT CAACCCACGGTTGAAAAGAAGAATGTTAACGTATCATTTGCACCAGAACCAGAAATGCAGGTTGTTGCTGAG aaaCTGACAGTGAAGCTCAACAGAGATGAGAAAGGTGGTCTTGGTTTCAGCATAGCAGGGGGAGCAGGGTCAACGCCCTACAAAGGCAGTGAAGAG GCAATATTCATATCAAGGATAGCAGAAGGTGGTGTAGCAGATAGGGAAGAAATCTTACAAGTAGGAGACAAAATTCTAGCA attaaTAGTGTTGATGTGAGTGATGCCAGACATGATCAAGTCGTTGCCTTATTAACTTCTTCAAATACAATATCACTTACAATATACAGAGAGACGTTAGAGGTGAAGGAACCAGAACCTGTTG TTAAAAATTCAGAGCCAGAAATTCATAAAGTTGAGGTGTCAACACAAGAAGCTGTTGTCAACCATATTCCAAATGGTGAACaggaagaagaggaagaagagaACCACCAACCAGTGGAATATGAAGAGGAG CTCATTGTTCTGATACGACAAGGTGGTCCATTAGGTCTTAGTATAGTGGGTGGTAGTGATCATTCTAGTCATCCGTTTGGAGAAGATGAACCAGGTATTTTTATTTCCAAG ATTGTACCAGATGGTGCTGCAGCACTCACGAATCTCAGGATAGGAGACAGAATATTAGAA GTAAACGGTAAAGACATGACAGATGCCACTCATCAGGAAGCAGTATCAGCACTTCTTGAAAACAGACAAAGAATAGCAATAGAAGTCAGACATGATCCGCCACCGGAGGGCCTCTTG GACTTGACAATTATAAAGAATCCAGGTGACAAATTAGGAATTAGTATCCGTGGAGGAAGTAAGGGACATCCTGGAAATCCACTCGATAAAACTGATGAAGGAATATTTATTTCTAAG GTTAATTCCCAGGGAGCTGCAGGAAAAGATGGAAGGTTAAAGATTGGAATGAGGATATTAGAG GTGAATAATCAAAGCTTACTTGGTGCAACACATGCTGAAGCTGTCCGGTCTCTTAGAGCTGCGGGAGAAAACCTTTCCATGTTAGTTTGTCAAGGTTATGACCCGGTTAAAGTGGCTGCAATTCAAGCAGCGGGTGGAATCATTGCAAACCCACTGGCAGCAAGAACAAGCCAAGAAAGTATATGTTCTATCGATAGAGACACATCCACCGAAGACCTTCACACTTTACATCAG GAGGCTGATATCCAGAGAGAACCTTGGGAAAAAGAAGATCTTGAAAAATTG GAGTCTCTCAGAAGACAGAGGGAAGAAGAGACACTGAAATTAGAAAAAGAAGGG GATGCTTTCCAGGAAGCGTTAAAGGGGAGGACAGTACATATGAAAATAGAAGATAGGTCCAATACACATACCCTGCCA GATGGAAAATTTTATTCCAAACCAGAAGATCAAGTGCCAAAG AGCACTGTACAACCAGACAGGTATACCTTCAGAGACAAGAGGAAACTCTTTGAAAAACAAATAGACCTTCAGCTACATCCACAGCCTGCTGACAAGCAAG CACAAAAAATCAGTTTAGTGAGTCATGAAGACttagaaaaaatgaaagaagaagAGGAAAGAAAAATAGGAACCATGTCACATGAGGAGTATCTTGCATATCACAGGGATTTAGAATCCCCTACCACACCTAGTGACAGACCTGATGACAGTCTTTATAACAGATCAGTTGATAGTCTTAATGCATCAACAGCTAG TGTCAGTTCAATTTCTAGCACACCCAGTGATGTACGGACAGCTAAAGCAGAAAAGAGGTACATAGAGAGGTTAAAACGAGAAGGTGCGATAAGTCCCAGCAATAGCAGTATAACATCAGAGGAGGGGGAACGGTCGTTGTCACCTGCAGAACAGAGAGCGTTACAAGCTGAAAAGAAAGCTGCCTGGAGAGCTGCTAG AATGAAGTCATTAGAAGAAGATGCCTTAAAAGCTCAGTTGGTCATAGAAAAATCACAAGAAATCTTGAAAAAGAGCAGTCAGTCTAGTTTGAATAGCATAGGAGAGAGAAGAATGGCAGAAACTATAAATGCAG AAGGAAAGGCAAATGCAGAAAACTGTCGAAGCCCAACAAGTTGA
- the LOC144444141 gene encoding protein scribble homolog isoform X1 has product MFRCIPLFRACNRQVDVIERRHNNLTMVPDDVYRYARSLEEVYLDANQLRELPRPFFRLLNLRKLGLSDNEIEALPPEIGNFMNLMELDISRNDILELPENIKFCKKLQVCDFSGNPISKLPDGFTQLRELTHLCLNDVSLTRLPPDIGSLSNLITLELRENLLKFLPSSLSFLVKLEQLDLGSNVLEELPETLGALPNLMELWLDCNELTELPPELGNLSNLTCLDLSENRLESLPEEISGLTKLTDLHLSQNCLERLPEGIGSLKQMTILKVDQNRLIFLTPAIGSCESLQELILTENLLQELPATLGLLKKLNNFNVDRNRLSSVPAELGRCHKLGVLSLRDNRLTEIPSEIGSLKELHVLDLSGNRLDHLPLRIAQCNLKALWLSENQAQPMLNFQTEELEGSKKKVLTCFLLPQRGPTESMENLLRSSVGGDSWSDHGGERVVVKFPYENANHEDKPSTFERQDTPHPKELKARHAKLFTHAKEKSKDEVAKDGFTKEDKLEHRLSTSSRTSEHSSGSESHDVKRDKVEEPRQVRMAASTVEADILGQAENEHESDQEVAEYDDESEVSGRRVGFAPEVPDEPEKHDRLRRRDTPHHLKNKRINAEPDEKMMSILTKVTRQQNQNEETTPVKEETNDLQTASDDTVPSSPRLGTKSSMRRKLAPQFPQYDVHRDEVIINIHRDGGGLGISIAGGKGSTPFKDEDESIFISRLAEDGPAARSGVKVGDKLISVNHVKLLDAEHQDAVDALRKSGADVKMVVAREIYTPTEPVQPTVEKKNVNVSFAPEPEMQVVAEKLTVKLNRDEKGGLGFSIAGGAGSTPYKGSEEAIFISRIAEGGVADREEILQVGDKILAINSVDVSDARHDQVVALLTSSNTISLTIYRETLEVKEPEPVVKNSEPEIHKVEVSTQEAVVNHIPNGEQEEEEEENHQPVEYEEELIVLIRQGGPLGLSIVGGSDHSSHPFGEDEPGIFISKIVPDGAAALTNLRIGDRILEVNGKDMTDATHQEAVSALLENRQRIAIEVRHDPPPEGLLDLTIIKNPGDKLGISIRGGSKGHPGNPLDKTDEGIFISKVNSQGAAGKDGRLKIGMRILEVNNQSLLGATHAEAVRSLRAAGENLSMLVCQGYDPVKVAAIQAAGGIIANPLAARTSQESICSIDRDTSTEDLHTLHQEADIQREPWEKEDLEKLESLRRQREEETLKLEKEGDAFQEALKGRTVHMKIEDRSNTHTLPDGKFYSKPEDQVPKSTVQPDRYTFRDKRKLFEKQIDLQLHPQPADKQAQKISLVSHEDLEKMKEEEERKIGTMSHEEYLAYHRDLESPTTPSDRPDDSLYNRSVDSLNASTASVSSISSTPSDVRTAKAEKRYIERLKREGAISPSNSSITSEEGERSLSPAEQRALQAEKKAAWRAARMKSLEEDALKAQLVIEKSQEILKKSSQSSLNSIGERRMAETINAEGKANAENCRSPTS; this is encoded by the exons ATTACCTGATGGTTTTACACAACTGAGAGAGCTGACACATCTTTGCTTGAATGATGTTTCCCTCACAAGGTTACCCCCAGATATAGGCAG CTTATCAAATTTAATTACCCTTGAGTTACGTGAAAATTTACTGAAGTTCTTGCCTTCATCACTGTCCTTCCTGGTTAAGTTGGAACAGTTGGATTTGGGAAGTAATGTACTGGAAGAATTGCCAGAAACCCTTGGTGCTTTACCCAACTTGATGGAGTTGTGGTTAGATTGCAATGAACTCACAGAACTGCCCCCT GAACTCGGAAATCTGTCGAACCTAACATGTTTGGATTTATCAGAGAATCGACTGGAAAGTTTACCGGAAGAGATCAGTGGCCTAACGAAATTGACTGATCTTCACCTGTCACAAAACTGCTTGGAAAGACTACCTGAGGGCATAG GAAGTCTAAAGCAGATGACAATACTCAAAGTTGATCAGAACAGACTTATATTTTTAACTCCAGCAATAGGAAG CTGTGAAAGCTTACAAGAATTGATATTGACAGAAAACCTTTTACAAGAACTGCCAGCCACTCTAGGGCTTTTGAAAAAGTTGAATAATTTCAATGTTGATAGAAATAGACTCTCATCGGTTCCTGCAGAG TTGGGTAGATGTCACAAACTGGGTGTGTTATCACTGAGAGATAACCGACTGACAGAAATCCCATCTGAAATAGGAAGTCTGAAGGAGTTGCATGTTTTGGATTTATCTGGTAATAGACTAGACCATCTACCACTTAGGATTGCACAGTGTAATCTCAAAGCATTGTGGCTGTCTGAGAATCAG GCACAGCCGATGTTGAATTTCCAAACAGAAGAACTTGAAGGATCTAAGAAGAAAGTTTTAACTTGTTTTTTACTGCCCCAAAGAGGTCCCACAGAGAGTATGG AAAATCTCCTTCGCAGTAGTGTTGGTGGTGACAGCTGGTCAGACCACGGAGGTGAAAGAGTAGTGGTTAAATTTCCTTATGAAAATGCTAATCATGAAGACAAACCA AGTACCTTTGAACGCCAAGACACTCCCCATCCTAAGGAATTGAAAGCCCGTCATGCCAAACTCTTTACACATGCCAAGGAAAAGTCAAAAGATGAAGTAGCCAAAGATGGTTTCACCAAAGAG GATAAATTGGAACACAGACTTAGTACATCGTCAAGAACCAGTGAGCATTCTTCAGGTAGTGAATCACATGACGTTAAACGTGACAAGGTAGAAGAACCAAGGCAAGTTAGGATGGCTGCATCTACTGTAGAAGCTGATATACTTGGACAAGCTGAAAATGAACATGAAAGTGATCAAGAAGTAGCAGAGTATGACGACGAATCAGAG GTCTCGGGAAGACGGGTAGGCTTTGCGCCAGAAGTTCCAGATGAACCAGAGAAACATGACAGGCTGAGACGGAGGGATACACCTCATCACTTGAAGAATAAAAGAATCAATGCAGAACCCGATGAAAAAATGATGTCAATTTTGACTAAAGTAACCAGGCAACAGAACCAAAACGAAGAAACAACACCAGTGAAAGAAGAAACA AATGATTTACAAACTGCCTCTGACGATACCGTTCCGTCGTCCCCACGACTGGGGACCAAATCATCCATGCGACGTAAACTCGCCCCTCAGTTTCCACAGTATGATGTCCATAGAGATGAG GtgattattaatattcatcgtGATGGTGGTGGATTGGGCATTAGTATAGCGGGAGGTAAAGGGTCAACGCCCTTTAAAGATGAAGACGAG AGTATATTCATATCCAGACTTGCAGAAGATGGACCAGCAGCCAGGTCAGGGGTCAAAGTTGGAGACAAACTTATATCA GTAAATCATGTCAAACTACTAGATGCAGAACATCAAGATGCTGTGGATGCCTTAAGAAAGAGTGGTGCTGATGTCAAAATGGTTGTAGCAAGAGAAATATACACACCTACAGAACCAGTT CAACCCACGGTTGAAAAGAAGAATGTTAACGTATCATTTGCACCAGAACCAGAAATGCAGGTTGTTGCTGAG aaaCTGACAGTGAAGCTCAACAGAGATGAGAAAGGTGGTCTTGGTTTCAGCATAGCAGGGGGAGCAGGGTCAACGCCCTACAAAGGCAGTGAAGAG GCAATATTCATATCAAGGATAGCAGAAGGTGGTGTAGCAGATAGGGAAGAAATCTTACAAGTAGGAGACAAAATTCTAGCA attaaTAGTGTTGATGTGAGTGATGCCAGACATGATCAAGTCGTTGCCTTATTAACTTCTTCAAATACAATATCACTTACAATATACAGAGAGACGTTAGAGGTGAAGGAACCAGAACCTGTTG TTAAAAATTCAGAGCCAGAAATTCATAAAGTTGAGGTGTCAACACAAGAAGCTGTTGTCAACCATATTCCAAATGGTGAACaggaagaagaggaagaagagaACCACCAACCAGTGGAATATGAAGAGGAG CTCATTGTTCTGATACGACAAGGTGGTCCATTAGGTCTTAGTATAGTGGGTGGTAGTGATCATTCTAGTCATCCGTTTGGAGAAGATGAACCAGGTATTTTTATTTCCAAG ATTGTACCAGATGGTGCTGCAGCACTCACGAATCTCAGGATAGGAGACAGAATATTAGAA GTAAACGGTAAAGACATGACAGATGCCACTCATCAGGAAGCAGTATCAGCACTTCTTGAAAACAGACAAAGAATAGCAATAGAAGTCAGACATGATCCGCCACCGGAGGGCCTCTTG GACTTGACAATTATAAAGAATCCAGGTGACAAATTAGGAATTAGTATCCGTGGAGGAAGTAAGGGACATCCTGGAAATCCACTCGATAAAACTGATGAAGGAATATTTATTTCTAAG GTTAATTCCCAGGGAGCTGCAGGAAAAGATGGAAGGTTAAAGATTGGAATGAGGATATTAGAG GTGAATAATCAAAGCTTACTTGGTGCAACACATGCTGAAGCTGTCCGGTCTCTTAGAGCTGCGGGAGAAAACCTTTCCATGTTAGTTTGTCAAGGTTATGACCCGGTTAAAGTGGCTGCAATTCAAGCAGCGGGTGGAATCATTGCAAACCCACTGGCAGCAAGAACAAGCCAAGAAAGTATATGTTCTATCGATAGAGACACATCCACCGAAGACCTTCACACTTTACATCAG GAGGCTGATATCCAGAGAGAACCTTGGGAAAAAGAAGATCTTGAAAAATTG GAGTCTCTCAGAAGACAGAGGGAAGAAGAGACACTGAAATTAGAAAAAGAAGGG GATGCTTTCCAGGAAGCGTTAAAGGGGAGGACAGTACATATGAAAATAGAAGATAGGTCCAATACACATACCCTGCCA GATGGAAAATTTTATTCCAAACCAGAAGATCAAGTGCCAAAG AGCACTGTACAACCAGACAGGTATACCTTCAGAGACAAGAGGAAACTCTTTGAAAAACAAATAGACCTTCAGCTACATCCACAGCCTGCTGACAAGCAAG CACAAAAAATCAGTTTAGTGAGTCATGAAGACttagaaaaaatgaaagaagaagAGGAAAGAAAAATAGGAACCATGTCACATGAGGAGTATCTTGCATATCACAGGGATTTAGAATCCCCTACCACACCTAGTGACAGACCTGATGACAGTCTTTATAACAGATCAGTTGATAGTCTTAATGCATCAACAGCTAG TGTCAGTTCAATTTCTAGCACACCCAGTGATGTACGGACAGCTAAAGCAGAAAAGAGGTACATAGAGAGGTTAAAACGAGAAGGTGCGATAAGTCCCAGCAATAGCAGTATAACATCAGAGGAGGGGGAACGGTCGTTGTCACCTGCAGAACAGAGAGCGTTACAAGCTGAAAAGAAAGCTGCCTGGAGAGCTGCTAG AATGAAGTCATTAGAAGAAGATGCCTTAAAAGCTCAGTTGGTCATAGAAAAATCACAAGAAATCTTGAAAAAGAGCAGTCAGTCTAGTTTGAATAGCATAGGAGAGAGAAGAATGGCAGAAACTATAAATGCAG AAGGAAAGGCAAATGCAGAAAACTGTCGAAGCCCAACAAGTTGA